One Panicum virgatum strain AP13 chromosome 9K, P.virgatum_v5, whole genome shotgun sequence genomic region harbors:
- the LOC120651556 gene encoding probable calcium-binding protein CML11, whose translation MSDATTAAAGAGDHAAAQKPPPAAPSPEATAAAQQQQSRLDDDQLEELREIFRSFDRNADGSLTQLELGSLLRSLGLTPSTDQLDALISRADTNSNGLVEFSEFVALVAPDLLVDRSPYSEDQLRKLFSIFDRDGNGFITAAELAHSMAKLGHALTVKELTGMIKEADTDGDGRINFQEFSRAITAAAFDNIFS comes from the coding sequence ATGAGCGacgccaccacggccgccgccggagccggagacCACGCCGCCGCGCAAAAGCCACCACCGGCCGCCCCGTCGCcagaggccacggcggcggcgcagcagcagcaatcgCGGCTGGACGACGACCAGCTGGAGGAGCTGCGGGAGATCTTCCGCTCCTTCGACCGCAACGCCGACGGCAGCCTCACGCAGCTGGAGCTGGGCTCCCTGCTCCGGTCCCTGGGCCTCACGCCCAGCACCGACCAGCTCGACGCGCTCATCTCCCGCGCCGACACCAACTCCAACGGCCTCGTCGAGTTCTCCGAGTTCGTCGCGCTCGTGGCCCCCGACCTCCTCGTCGACCGATCCCCGTACTCCGAGGACCAGCTCCGGAAGCTCTTCTCCATCTTCGACCGCGACGGCAACGGCTTCATCACCGCGGCCGAGCTCGCGCACTCCATGGCCAAGCTCGGCCACGCGCTCACCGTCAAGGAGCTCACGGGGATGATCAAGGAGGCCGacaccgacggcgacggccggatCAACTTCCAGGAGTTCTCGCGCGCCATCACCGCCGCGGCGTTCGACAACATCTTCTCCTGA
- the LOC120651557 gene encoding uncharacterized protein LOC120651557 isoform X2, with the protein MVGQGLARIEAMAAGYIVGSLAGSFAIAYLCDTFVSDKKAFGGSIPKTVSDKEWWQATDAKFQAWPRTAGPSIIMNCISRQNFIVKSTE; encoded by the exons ATGGTTGGGCAAGGACTTGCCAGAATAG AAGCAATGGCAGCTGGCTACATTGTAGGTTCGCTGGCTGGGTCCTTTGCCATTGCATACCTGTGTGACACATTTGTTTCCGACAAGAAAGCATTTGGCG GTAGCATTCCCAAGACTGTTTCTGACAAGGAGTGGTGGCAAGCCACGGACGCCAAGTTCCAAGCATGGCCTCGCACCGCTGGACCATCGATCATCATGAACTGCATTAGCCGCCAGAACTTCATTGTCAAGTCCACTGAATAG
- the LOC120651557 gene encoding uncharacterized protein LOC120651557 isoform X3 produces MAAGYIVGSLAGSFAIAYLCDTFVSDKKAFGGSIPKTVSDKEWWQATDAKFQAWPRTAGPSIIMNCISRQNFIVKSTE; encoded by the exons ATGGCAGCTGGCTACATTGTAGGTTCGCTGGCTGGGTCCTTTGCCATTGCATACCTGTGTGACACATTTGTTTCCGACAAGAAAGCATTTGGCG GTAGCATTCCCAAGACTGTTTCTGACAAGGAGTGGTGGCAAGCCACGGACGCCAAGTTCCAAGCATGGCCTCGCACCGCTGGACCATCGATCATCATGAACTGCATTAGCCGCCAGAACTTCATTGTCAAGTCCACTGAATAG
- the LOC120651557 gene encoding uncharacterized protein LOC120651557 isoform X1 has protein sequence MVGQGLARIGSGLPSISRMVSAYLPNLLICTLIHSCAEAMAAGYIVGSLAGSFAIAYLCDTFVSDKKAFGGSIPKTVSDKEWWQATDAKFQAWPRTAGPSIIMNCISRQNFIVKSTE, from the exons ATGGTTGGGCAAGGACTTGCCAGAATAGGTTCAGGCCTGCCTTCAATCTCGCGGATGGTTTCTGCATATTTGCCAAATTTGTTAATTTGTACTTTAATTCATTCTTGTGCAGAAGCAATGGCAGCTGGCTACATTGTAGGTTCGCTGGCTGGGTCCTTTGCCATTGCATACCTGTGTGACACATTTGTTTCCGACAAGAAAGCATTTGGCG GTAGCATTCCCAAGACTGTTTCTGACAAGGAGTGGTGGCAAGCCACGGACGCCAAGTTCCAAGCATGGCCTCGCACCGCTGGACCATCGATCATCATGAACTGCATTAGCCGCCAGAACTTCATTGTCAAGTCCACTGAATAG